The sequence AAGTGAAGGACACAAGTTCAAAGCTGCTACAGATTCTCTTCAGCAGTAAACAGTTCAGCTGGGGGCAGGGGTGTTTCCAATGAGCTCGGAGATGCAGCTCCATAACTGAGGTGGAGCAAACACTATACACAGAAAATTATAGGAGCAAACAATGATCAACAAAACTCACTTGTTCATGGCCACGTATCTTAAGAAAACCTCTCAGTAGTTCCCGTTTGTAATGGCAATCACCGCTAAGATGGCCAGCTCTGATCTGTAATAGCAGTTACAAAGAATCCATTTTCAATAATCGAAGCCAGCTCAAAAAGTACAAGAATTAGTATACAAGCGAGACTTGAGAGCACGAACTTCACTACAAGCATGATGAGCACAATTAGACCACTCCAAGTTTGCAGCACGACACTCATCatatgcatgaattaactcatGTATGATAACTTGATTCACCTCATCTTGATATCGCATGTAGTTACTGCACACTTGTATCTTAATagtaaaaaagaaacaagatgAGTAAATACATGAGGATGTAAGACAACCAACacaataagaaaaacaaagataaaCACACACATCTGAAGTCTGCATATTTTAAGCggaaagggcctaaaatacccttgtaACTATGTGAATTggtacaaaaatacccttcGTCTACCTTTTGGCCTAAAATAACCTTGACGTCAACCTTTAGGCTCTATTTTACCCTTATCTTTAAGGGACTAAATTCATTAATGAGGTGTCACTATCCTATTAGctatcataaatttttaaactaATTACCCACCCAATAGCCCACCCGTAAACTTATACAAATCCTCTAACCCAACCTTCATCCTTAAGGTTATCTATTGGGTTACCAGTGTATTCCAATATTTTGATCACATTGAGAGTATTAATATTTCTACACACAGGAAATTAAGTGCAAAAGGTGAATTGAAGAAGAGTCATTACATTCCTACAAACAGATTTTGAAGTAACATTAGCACTTAGCATGATCAATTTTTTGGTGACATACCACCGATTCTATCTTCCACTATATGTATTCCTCCATCGTTTTCAAAGCAAAACAATATATAATCTTGCTCTGAGAATTGAGGCCAGCTTGAGTCATTTTCTCCCTCCTAATCATCCTTCTCTACTGAAACTCACTATTTCCTTTTTCCTCTGTTccattttcttattcaatttcttctttctatttttcctgCTATCACTAATCTGATCGAACACCATTTTCCTACTCTATTTCTGAGGCGTCATTGCGTAAAACTTATTCGATTCTTCCTCTACAAATGGACTAATATATCAATTAGAGtaacagaaaaaaaaagtactgTAGTACTccaacaaagaaataaaattatctaaGGGAACCTGCAAGCATTTCTTCAAGATACCCAATCTCTAATTCGCCATCTAACAAGCTTGGTTACTGTGTATGGACTGCTCATTCTTATTCAATTAACAGAAGAGGAATATAATGGAATATATATTTGGGTAAGTTTACGGATGGGCTATTGGGTGGGTATACATTtgttttattagtttaattaaattttgagataGTCAATAGGATAGTGATACGTCATTAATGAATTTAGGTTGTTAAAGATAAGGGTAAAATAGTGCCTAAAGGTTGACGTCAACGGTATTTTTGTACCAATTCACATAgttaaagggtattttaggccctttttcgtattttaaataaatattaatacaaaGTCCACATCCATCATCACACAGGAGAAGTTAGTGTAAAAGTGTAACTTCAATCCTGAAGACATCTTTGACACCCTATCTACTTCAAAAGGTGGTTGTCCTCCACTGACCCACAAGGTTTCAACTGAATTTGCCAACTCCAAGACAGAAAATTTACAAACTGTAtttaaaacacaaaaagaaatgTTCTTCTAATCCACAATAGGCAGAAACTTAAAATTGGCCATCTCAACTTCTAATAGATATTGAGAAGTCCAGGAATAACAAATTATGTTGATTACCCCAAGTCCACGAACATAGAAGCCGCTGGCCATCTTGTTGCAATGGACAGCTCTTATGAAGTTATCACCAATTCGACAACCAGATTTCTCCAAATGCTCCTTTAAGAACTTCACCATTGGAGCTGCAAAAAAATGCTTACAGTCAACATCATTCAATTACGCCACAATCTTAAACTAGTTTGTATCAGCTGTACGAATTAAGTAGATCCATTCTATTCAAGTCCATTTATTTTAACAACATATGAATTTATGTTATAAAGCTTTTTGCTTTTATACAATGGTGTCTGGATTAGCTTgcaggtatatatatatatatatgtcatccCATAAGTTGTCgcaatttatgtataaaaagcAGTAAAGTAAGTACAAAACCAAAAACTAAAGAGTTTAAATTGAATGGATGTTAACCACTGAATGTGAGTTACAACCCTATGAAGAAAACTATCAGAGGTAGAGATACAGATAGAGAGATGTGAAGAACTTACTTCTAAGACTTCTCCGGATCATGTCTTGGCATTCCTCCACCGTACTTCCTTTGATAGTGGATGACTTCGCCATTTGGTTGTTCGTGTTTCCTGGCTTCTCTCTGCAGAAGAGACACAGTAAATGGTTCGCACTTACAGGCCAACGAAATACCCTTTTGTTTGTCTCACAATCATTTAAGGGAAAAGTctcatttttatatttctatCTCATGTCACTGTgcccttttttttctcaaaacaggttttgtgcacgacgacacgacctaacaactcttttggaaTTTGGGATTTTGAAGAGTCGctacctaacgaattaaggcgcgttaggtcATCTATCTAACCTAGCTAAATCTAACTAAAGTCTAACCAAGCTAAATCTAACTAAAGTCAACGAGTAAGgattcaaattacctcgagggaaaggtgttaggcatccctcatGCAATTTATGTGGGAGTTACAACAAGTAGCAATTAAGATCACTTTGTTATTTAGGTTATTTAATTAAACACGTAGCATGTAAATTCCTCTCCGCTTAGGTGATTCGCCAAACATATTACATATAATCTTAAAAGGTAGGAAGGCTATCTAGTTGCCAAAATTACACACATATTATTGTtggaaatcaaattaaagagaGGAAAGAGGATATATTATAGtcataaataacaaataatcaTCCATGAGAATCAATTACCATGCTAAAACTtaccataaaaataatgagtaaGTTTTTTTACCGGAGAAGGAGACACGAGGGCCTTGCTGATTTGTTTTCGCTGCTGCTGACCAGATTCTTGCCAGAGAAAGGAGTAGAAGGAAGAAGGAGGCTCGCCGGAGCTCGATGTAGCTGCTGCTTGTGCTCTCGCCGAGATGCTACCCTCCGGAAAAGGGAACAGAGGAGGGAGGATAAATCGGAGGAGAAGACGACGGCTGGGAAGAGGGAGAGGAGGCGCCTTTCAGGCAGCTGCTGGTGTTTCTGTCCGGCTGCTTCACTCGtcggaaaaaaaaaaggagaggaggGGCGGCGGCTGGAGAGGGggagtgaagaagaagaatgaaaataGTTTAGGTCTAGGAGTCTAGAGATAGAAGGGTTAATCTGGACCCTTGAATAAATTAAGATGTAGGGCTAAGATTTGATCAAggatttaatgaattaattgaaATGTCAATTGAATTAGAATGGCtagaatcaaaataaattagaataaaaatagattaagatttaaataattttgaggaaaattaaagaaattttattcaattaaaatattacaagatattttatataattaaaatcacttaaattttagaacatttgaataaaataattatttcaaaatttatttataattctaaatattctaataatatgtacaataattttataaaaacgtactaaaatatataaatttttatgcaaaatcgattaaaattctaaacttaaatatattttaaaatacatatttaatcgAATCGCATATCTAAAAATGGTCAAAGGTCAATCAAAATTGAATGTCAACAGTCACTAACTGTGACAAAATGAGCAGAGCTACCCAGCTTAATCTCACAAATCACAATCATCATCAAATTTGCTATCAATCTTGAACTAATACACTTCCCATTTCTGTTCTTTGGATTGTGTTCTTTCATTTCTTAGGCTAAATTTGAGAGACCCTAGAAACTTTTtagaattttcttaaattaatttgaGCTAAAACTATGTGGGGTGGTAGAaaacttttcttaaattaatttggattttttttaaattaattagcgTGTGATCATCTCACTTAAATGCATAAGTTGTTTGAGAAAACACACTTTTATTGTAgttaattatattctcaataCCCCCCTCACGTACGGGCCTGATCCTTTTGCATGAGCCAAGCATGtggaaattctttttgatatgGGGGCCGGTGAGATTCGATCTCAGGACTTCTGTCTAATATTATGTTATACTTAAAATATCAGTTGTGCATCATGGGAAATAACTTTGAAATGGGTCTGCTTACTCTCTATCTTCTCCAAATTCAatttgtgggattacactaggtatgttgttgttaaaCATAACGAACTAACTATAACTAACAAATAGTAGAAGCAATCCATTATGTAACTAATCATACGAAACGAAAAAAGAGAACTCACAtctcaaaatcccaaaatagcttcttttttttttttaatttcaaaaacagAGATCAGTTTTTTCTAAAGAGAGAAAATCATATGTAACAAGTCCAAATTAATTGGGTATACTATTTTATTTGAGTCAACAGTCTTTTCACCTACACAAAATAGGATTAAAGTGACATATGTATCATCATAATAGCATTTGACCTTGTTAATCTACTATTTTGGGTTGTAGCGGtgaaaaatgataaagttgatttttgaaatatcataGATTTTCTAGTATAGTTTCTAGAATGGTATAGCGTGGTACCTAGAATAATTATCTTAAAGAAATATCTAGATATTCTAGAATAGCTGCCTTGAAAAAATATCCagatatttcaaattaattactaGAAGAAAGTTCACTCTTATAGATGTATCTAGAAAAGTTTCTAGTGTCATCCATAGACAAGTATAAACAGGGGATGGTGGAAAAATCAAAGTATTTAAAGAGTCTTTCCATTACAAAGTTCTTCTTTCCAAATTCTTTCTTTAACTTTCTAGcttcttcttattctttagTTGAATCTTTCGATCTTACTTAACGATCTTGGGCTAGCAGAAGACTTCCTGAATTATACTTTTCTTCTGCTATTCTTTATTGTAGCCAATGTCCACTTATATTCATCGAACTATCCCGGTCTTTTTCTTCAAGTCTACTGATccttttttaactttaatatgaGTTGTAAAATGCAAGTAATTATTTTATGGggaaaaagtcaaaaatacccctcaactttcATTTATTGTTAGACTTTAAGTTGTTCTTATCATTGTTATCTACAAACTTATTATCGTACTGCTTAATTGGATGGAAGACcccaaatcaataaaaataactcaattttacttaaattactcaattttaagCTGATCCAATCACCTAATAATACAACCcatttttcatataaagtcaactTTCTTTTATTAATGGAAAAAAGAGGCAATTCAAGATGGTTGTAAATCAAACGTGCCAACATCAAGATTGTAATTGATTATGTCGACATAGTAGTCCAAATCATAAGGTTAGATCTAAAATTAATACGATACAAAATCAATTTATCACATAATACTAAAAAAgcgacaacaacaataataagaatTAAGGATTAATTGAATATCATAACCAAAATATGGTTCATCTTTAAGGGatttaggcctcatttgtttccattaagattaagaagtctgaatctgaatacacatcttAATATTAAGTTTTGCAGTAAGATTTGTGGGTTTTGATCTGAATACAcgtctgaatattaagatgtgatTTCCAAATCTGAACACTTAAtataatgttgtttgttttAATATCTGAATGTGGAAGtgaaattaaacattatattaataaaatattataaaattttcatttcaccaaaatatatcacttttgatataaaaagaagttttaaaagttttaataatcaatGATTAGAagtactattttttcattcaaaaatcttAATAAACAACAATCTTAATAAAAGTTTTATTGCAATCAGTGTTCACACACatcaatacaagaaaaatattaatataaaaaaactacttgaaagaatttatgaaaacttaccaaTTGGGAAAAcatggtgtttgattgagaaaagtgagaaagaaagtttttagttatgagataaaagACATGCCCAAAGTAgagaaattatgatttattatttgataacttgCTAAATGAGTCTGAATGTTGTTGAGAGTCTCCTACAGATTTGATTCGTTCAGACCTCTTCAGACCCATtaagagtttttttaaaaaataaaataaatgaacttaaTTAGCTGAATCTGATTGATTATGATTCAGACCTCCATTAAGTACAAACAAATGAgaccttaattaaattaaccaaAATTTGGAGTCAATTAAAACAAACAAAGATACATAAGGAGAAACAAACTATTTGGCCTCAGCCCAAATTTCATTTCTCAGGCCCAAATCTAGTGTTATTGTTTGCCTAGACTCcttcaaattattgaaaaagaaaagttgaaatGAGAACCAAATTAGATTGATTGGgcattttgtttttatttatttatttttcgaggatagtaacactaatatatatattcacatgtAGACTACATTCAAAATATGTAGTCCCCTTCAAAAGGAAACAAGAGGTAAAATCAACAATACAATATTCCTAACAAGGAAAGGTTAAGTGTATTGAACGTTCAaagtgtatgttgatgatattatcATTGGtgctacaaataaaatattatgcaatgaatttGGAAAGTTAACGGAGAATACATTTGCAATGAACATAATGGTagaattaaatttatttcatgaGACATCTTATGGGCAAAAATTTGGTGTGTGTTTacaaaagaatttaattttattagctTTAGTTCaatacttttaattaattgaaatacaTACTTTATATGtcataatatacatttattgACTATATCACAGCACTCGGATACAAACCCCCGAATACTAAAAAGTTATGTGATAATGAGTTAGCCTCTAGATTCGCACCTTTATCGAATATCTGCACTCGAGTTTGAGCAATATAGATTATCTCTGTGTCCTAGCAGCACATAGCAATGCTTATAGAGGtattcctttttcatttttttctgcATTTAAGTTTTCTTGCAGAAATGGGAGGAAAGGCTCAAAATAGTCCCTCATCTTTGGGTTAAGACTCAAAGTGATTCTTGAATTTTCACACGGAGCACTAATAGTCCCTCATGTTTGCGATATTGGTGCACTTTTGGTCCTCTCCTAaaattttgtctattttttaatattaattctgtccaaaattttatataaggaATGTCCAAACgtcttattatatatttaatagaaataataattttatctgaGAGAAATGATAAGATCTGTTCACTAGAAATATTACTGGAGCTAAACTTAAGAATATTTTAACATATGACTTTggaggaaaaaaaattgtacatcCCATACGGAACCTCTCGACTTTACCTGCAATAGGATTTCTACTAAACAAAACAAAGTGTTTTTCTTCTCACATATTTTGATATGGAGttgttatttttactaattactaaatatataaaataacgaTTGAACATCCCATACATGggttatgaataaaataaatgcaaaaaaataggtaaaattttgGACAAAGACCAAAAGTGCACTAATATTACAAACAAGAAGGACTATTAGTGCTCCATGTGAAAACTCAAGGATCACTTTGAGTCTTAGCTCAAAAAAGAGGGActattttgatcctttcctcGAGAAATGGCAAAGAACAAACCTtatgtttgaaaataaaaaagaacaagCAAAACAAATTTATGTATTCACCACTACACGATTTTAGGAGACAAGATTATGACAATGGATGTCTTCCTCACGAGTAGGAATGTTGTTACGGGTTAGTTTGGATCGGTTATTggtcaaaatcaaaatcaaatcaattttgtcagttttaaattatcaaaatcaaaccaaaccaaacaaatatagtatatatttaTCAGTTTTGGTTCGGTTTGATTTGGTTATTCGGTTGTTGACCatagaccaaaaaaaaaaaacactcaaacaaaacatgaaaaaagtgacaacaattaattttaaaacgAAAATAGTTAGAATGACTGACATTATAGAATTTTCAATCATTGAATTTACTCATACTAAAGCTTCAAAAGTACTTCTAGCACACTTCCAGAACTGCTTCTTCCTTTGCAGCCCTCTCCAATTCTTTGACCAATTTGCTAGTATATGCCTAGCACACCTTCTTTCCTCACAAGCTGACATCAACTCCTTTATAGCTATATCTAGTCCCTACATGTTACAACAAACATTAGATAATTAAGTTGAAAAAATGATAAACCAACAGATAACTAAAAACAAGTTTACCTTTTGCATGTCTGACATAATGGTGAAACTTGTTTCGATCTCCTAATCCCAAGTCTTCTTTCAACAGAGAAATAAACCAACTCCAAGTGATTGTGTTCTCATTTTCAACTACAGTATGGTAGCAACAGA comes from Solanum pennellii chromosome 1, SPENNV200 and encodes:
- the LOC107008339 gene encoding mitochondrial inner membrane protease ATP23 is translated as MAKSSTIKGSTVEECQDMIRRSLRTPMVKFLKEHLEKSGCRIGDNFIRAVHCNKMASGFYVRGLGIQVCSNYMRYQDEVNQVIIHELIHAYDECRAANLEWSNCAHHACSEIRAGHLSGDCHYKRELLRGFLKIRGHEQECVKRRVMKSLSINPNCSETTSKETMEAVWDICYNDTMPFDRAP